The following are encoded in a window of Lichenicola cladoniae genomic DNA:
- the eda gene encoding bifunctional 4-hydroxy-2-oxoglutarate aldolase/2-dehydro-3-deoxy-phosphogluconate aldolase — translation MNPMDALIASRTVIPVLTISRASDAVLLARALVRGGIHILEVTLRTPAAAEAVALIQAEVPEATVALGTVMTEADVALAHRLNVGLSFSPGATPALLKAARDARITLIPGIQTASDLMMAAELGYHVVKFFPAMPAGGLAALKALAAPFPQTRFCPTGGIDEFSATQWLALPCVFAVGGSWLATPQDIEQGNWAAIEQKAGRIKNLLSSRAL, via the coding sequence ATGAATCCCATGGATGCACTGATTGCGAGCAGGACGGTGATACCCGTACTGACGATCTCACGCGCTTCCGACGCTGTACTTCTCGCGAGAGCGTTGGTCAGGGGCGGCATACACATCCTGGAGGTCACGCTGCGGACACCGGCCGCCGCCGAAGCCGTGGCGCTCATCCAGGCCGAGGTGCCCGAAGCGACCGTCGCCCTCGGCACGGTCATGACCGAGGCGGACGTCGCCCTGGCTCACAGATTGAACGTCGGCCTGAGCTTCAGCCCGGGGGCGACGCCTGCGCTGCTGAAGGCAGCCCGCGATGCGCGGATAACCCTGATCCCGGGTATCCAGACCGCGTCGGATCTGATGATGGCCGCGGAACTCGGCTACCATGTCGTCAAGTTCTTTCCCGCCATGCCTGCCGGTGGGCTGGCGGCGCTGAAGGCCTTGGCCGCTCCATTCCCGCAAACGCGGTTCTGCCCGACCGGCGGGATCGACGAGTTCTCGGCGACGCAGTGGCTCGCCTTGCCTTGCGTCTTTGCGGTCGGTGGTTCCTGGCTGGCAACGCCGCAGGATATCGAGCAGGGCAACTGGGCCGCCATCGAGCAGAAGGCAGGGCGGATCAAGAACCTCCTGTCCTCGCGCGCGCTGTAG
- a CDS encoding TadE/TadG family type IV pilus assembly protein → MIALLRSGQRIWTRFDTRGVAAVEFAIVAPVLFALVLGMLAWGQFFMAEIAVSAAAQEGARASVAGLTATERSSLALTAVNSVMTNYSPFLAISGVTATAAPAGTGAPASALFSVTVTYSLGSMSTTLVAVPTAFPTSTVTVSISTGGY, encoded by the coding sequence ATGATCGCATTGCTTCGCAGCGGGCAGCGGATCTGGACGCGTTTCGACACACGCGGCGTGGCTGCGGTCGAGTTCGCTATCGTCGCACCAGTCCTGTTCGCGCTCGTGCTTGGCATGCTCGCATGGGGGCAGTTTTTCATGGCCGAGATCGCGGTCTCGGCGGCCGCTCAGGAAGGTGCGCGGGCCTCGGTCGCCGGACTGACGGCAACCGAGCGCAGCAGTCTCGCGCTCACCGCCGTCAACAGCGTGATGACGAACTACTCACCATTCCTGGCCATCAGCGGGGTGACGGCGACTGCGGCGCCGGCTGGAACCGGAGCACCTGCATCGGCACTGTTCAGCGTTACCGTGACCTACAGCCTGGGTTCCATGTCGACGACACTCGTGGCGGTGCCGACCGCGTTCCCGACGAGCACAGTGACCGTCTCGATCTCGACCGGTGGCTACTGA